In a genomic window of Erigeron canadensis isolate Cc75 chromosome 5, C_canadensis_v1, whole genome shotgun sequence:
- the LOC122601881 gene encoding pentatricopeptide repeat-containing protein At1g62670, mitochondrial-like, with translation MELFKTLDCKGIVPDTPVYNSLISGFSLNSKWKEMQSLLNEMKSKNVHDVKTMNIVIDSYCKAGMVDEAQKLVKDMECRGPRPSLVTYNTLIDGFITRGQIEEARALFDSLNSKGFTPTVVTYNSIMSYYCKHKKMREAMSLFDKMSQEGVSPSLITYNILLYGLFKIKKLRKAVVFFNGMTEIDISTWRILLHGLCSLGLLDQAGWVLQAFPFPDVQGYNILIQGAAKSGRRDLTSELLVGMRQRGLKPDNRTLNILLRSYFVAGDTELAIQVFEDSEELRGPDSYHIFLEGLINSAHHAHLVPQVLQLMEDKNIALKLPIPPTATKLLGLDGSEK, from the coding sequence ATGGAACTTTTCAAAACATTAGACTGTAAGGGCATAGTACCAGATACTCCAGTGTATAACAGTCTGATTAGCGGATTTTCTTTAAATTCTAAATGGAAGGAAATGCAGTCCCTGCTTAATGAAATGAAGTCAAAGAATGTACATGATGTTAAGACCATGAACATAGTCATAGATAGCTATTGTAAAGCTGGTATGGTAGATGAGGCACAAAAGTTGGTTAAGGACATGGAGTGCAGGGGTCCCAGACCATCTCTGGTTACCTACAATACACTGATTGATGGTTTTATCACTAGAGGACAGATAGAAGAAGCAAGGGCTTTGTTTGACAGTCTAAATTCTAAAGGTTTCACTCCCACCGTGGTTACTTACAACTCTATCATGTCCTATTATTGTAAGCACAAGAAAATGCGAGAGGCAATGTCTCTGTTTGATAAAATGAGCCAAGAAGGTGTCAGTCCCAGTCTCATTACCTACAACATATTGTTGTATGGTTTGTTTAAGATCAAGAAATTAAGAAAAGCCGTGGTTTTCTTCAATGGGATGACTGAGATTGACATATCTACATGGAGGATTCTCCTACACGGCCTCTGCAGTCTTGGCCTTCTGGACCAGGCAGGCTGGGTTTTGCAAGCTTTTCCATTCCCAGACGTACAAGGTTACAACATCCTCATCCAGGGGGCAGCGAAAAGTGGGAGAAGGGACCTCACATCGGAACTTCTTGTGGGTATGAGACAAAGGGGGCTCAAGCCTGACAATCGAACCCTCAACATACTTTTGCGCTCATATTTTGTTGCTGGAGATACAGAATTGGCCATCCAAGTTTTTGAAGATAGTGAAGAGCTTAGAGGTCCAGACAGTTACCACATCTTTCTTGAAGGCTTGATCAACAGTGCTCATCATGCCCATCTGGTTCCTCAGGTTTTGCAACTCATGGAAGACAAAAACATCGCCCTCAAACTGCCTATTCCTCCTACTGCCACCAAACTTCTTGGGTTGGATGGGTCAGAGAAGTAA
- the LOC122599934 gene encoding putative pentatricopeptide repeat-containing protein At1g12700, mitochondrial, whose translation MRNSKSVLFPNSNPKSLPKSATRSNRIEEDAVNLFNQLMSKKPLPFLLTLEFNKLLTEIVKIKRYATAISLINQLYFISRISVDAISLNIAINCFSHLKRIDLGFAVFGCIVKQGHKPLVSTYNTLLKGLVLDDRFVEAEVFFKKLIRKGIIEPNEVTYGTVINGLCKGGNTSMGVKLLRFMEQKGCMPSIHVYSMIIDSLCKDRRVDDALGLKTEMISKRVFPNAVTYNSLIYGLCCFGRWDDAKEMIVEMESRKVKPDVCTFNILVDAFCKEGMVEDAESVFCIMVDRGEQPDVMTYSALIDGYCLRGQMKEAMEVFDSMKESKVEPNVISFNSLINGFCKRANVDLAMQVYREMTDRNLEPTVSTYTTLLYGLFKVGRSRDGLKLFEHMQSIDLSLNFITYSVLLDGLCKNRRVNEALTLFRIIVNDGDVPPNVALYTVLIDGFCKNGKLGIAIDLFSELCSRGLLPNIVTYNAMSNGLCNEGLIDEAKELVIKMEKNGVSPNSVTYNIILQGVIKWKKSKDVLLHLKEMDARGYSVDASSFYLLLHTIPAKELKLNFADLLQKLVPKDVLKSKTQPGE comes from the coding sequence ATGAGAAACAGTAAATCAGTATTATTCCCAAACTCGAATCCAAAATCCCTTCCAAAATCGGCGACGAGATCCAATCGTATCGAAGAAGATGCAGTAAATTTGTTCAATCAACTCATGAGTAAGAAGCCTCTCCCTTTTTTACTAACACTAGAATTCAACAAACTTTTAACTGAAATTGTTAAAATTAAACGTTATGCCACCGCCATTTCATTAATCAATCAATTATATTTCATTAGTCGAATATCAGTCGATGCCATTTCATTAAACATTGCTATTAACTGTTTTTCTCATTTAAAACGTATCGATTTAGGTTTCGCAGTTTTCGGTTGTATAGTTAAACAAGGCCATAAGCCATTAGTTTCCACTTACAATACTTTGTTAAAAGGACTAGTTTTAGATGATAGGTTTGTTGAGGCTGAGGTGTTTTTTAAGAAGTTGATTCGGAAAGGAATTATCGAACCGAATGAAGTTACGTATGGGACGGTTATTAACGGGCTTTGTAAAGGCGGGAATACGAGTATGGGTGTTAAGTTACTTAGGTTTATGGAACAAAAAGGGTGTATGCCTAGTATACATGTTTATAGTATGATTATCGATAGTTTGTGTAAGGATAGGAGAGTTGACGATGCGTTAGGGTTAAAGACGGAAATGATTTCTAAACGAGTTTTTCCTAATGCTGTAACGTATAATTCGTTGATTTATGGGTTGTGTTGTTTCGGGAGATGGGATGATGCTAAGGAAATGATTGTGGAAATGGAATCTAGGAAGGTTAAGCCGGACGTGTGTACTTTTAATATACTTGTAGATGCGTTTTGTAAAGAAGGGATGGTTGAAGATGCCGAGAGTGTGTTTTGTATTATGGTTGATAGAGGCGAGCAACCGGATGTCATGACATATAGTGCTTTGATCGATGGGTATTGTTTGCGGGGTCAGATGAAAGAAGCTATGGAAGTTTTTGATAGTATGAAAGAGAGTAAAGTCGAGCCTAATGTTATTAGTtttaatagtttaattaatGGGTTTTGCAAAAGAGCGAATGTAGATTTGGCGATGCAAGTATATAGGGAGATGACTGATAGGAATCTGGAACCTACAGTTTCGACATACACTACTCTATTGTATGGATTGTTTAAGGTTGGGAGATCGAGAGATGGTTTAAAACTTTTTGAACATATGCAGTCTATAGACCTGAGTTTGAATTTTATTACTTATTCTGTCTTATTGGATGGACTGTGTAAAAACCGGCGGGTTAATGAGGCTCTGACTTTGTTCCGTATTATAGTAAACGACGGGGATGTACCTCCTAATGTTGCATTGTACACCGTCCTTATTGACGGTTTCTGCAAGAATGGGAAGCTTGGAATTGCCATTGACCTATTCAGTGAACTTTGTTCAAGAGGTTTGTTGCCAAACATTGTAACATACAATGCCATGAGTAATGGGTTGTGTAACGAGGGCCTGATTGACGAAGCAAAAGAGCTTGTTATAAAAATGGAGAAGAATGGTGTTTCTCCGAATAGTGTCACTTATAACATCATTCTTCAAGGAGTCATTAAGTGGAAAAAATCCAAAGATGTATTATTACATTTGAAGGAAATGGATGCAAGGGGTTACTCTGTTGACGCGTCTTCCTTTTACTTGCTACTGCACACAATTCCAGCAAAAGAACTAAAACTTAATTTTGCTGATCTACTCCAAAAACTTGTGCCAAAGGACGTATTGAAATCCAAAACCCAACCTGGCGAATAG